From the Paenibacillus sp. R14(2021) genome, the window GTGCCGCGCCCATTGAACCGAATGCACTGGTAGAGAAAATCTATCAGGCTAAGGATAGTATTGGTGATGAATCCATTAGAGCCGTCGTCGACTATTGCTTGGCGAAGGTTGGCGGCAAGTTGGTTCACGCTCCGGCGGCAAAATCGCATCATCACGCCTATTATGCCGGACTTGCTTATCATATTGTGAGGATGCTGGAGGTTGGGGCATTTATTTGCGGGCAGCGTCCATTTCTGAATGCGGATTTGGTGAAAGCCGGCATTATCTTACATGATATTGCAAAGCCTGAAGAGATGGTGTCCGAGCTTGGCATCGTGTCGGATTACAGCAATGCGGGCAAGCTGATCGGCCATATATCGCTCTCTTCGCTGTGGATCACGGAAGCTGCGCTTCATCTAGGCATAGCCTCAGATTCGGAATGTATACTTGCGCTGCAGCATCTTGTGTTGTCCCATCATAACTTGGGTGAATGGGGCAGTCCCGTTCAGCCGCAGCTGGCCGAGGCAGTGGCGCTTCATTATATCGACTCCTTGGATGCCAAGCTGCAGATGATCGAGGATGCGCTGGATACGACCGCCAGTCATGAAGATTGGACTGCGCCGGTGAGAGGGCTTGAGAATAAAGCATTTTATCGGACGAAGATATAATAACTTACATAGGGCGGAGCAGGAAGGCGAGCTGCATGCGCCTTTGACAAAGGAGCCTACTATGATTCGATTCGGCATCATTGGAACCAACTGGATTACCGATCAATTTATCGAAGCGGCGCGAGAAGTCGAGGGA encodes:
- a CDS encoding 3'-5' exoribonuclease YhaM family protein codes for the protein MKSIKELSDGDDFVGFYLIKESEIKQTNTTPPKDFMNLTLSDASGQVHAKLWDASETDKEHFKVLTLVKVQGIAQLYRDKLQVKVNRIRKTTEADGVSLTDFVRAAPIEPNALVEKIYQAKDSIGDESIRAVVDYCLAKVGGKLVHAPAAKSHHHAYYAGLAYHIVRMLEVGAFICGQRPFLNADLVKAGIILHDIAKPEEMVSELGIVSDYSNAGKLIGHISLSSLWITEAALHLGIASDSECILALQHLVLSHHNLGEWGSPVQPQLAEAVALHYIDSLDAKLQMIEDALDTTASHEDWTAPVRGLENKAFYRTKI